A segment of the Thermodesulfovibrionales bacterium genome:
CACATCGAGGGCCGTTGTCGGTTCATCGGCGATGAGGAGCGACGGGTTGCATGCGATGGCCATCGCGATCATCGCCCGCTGCCTCATGCCTCCCGACATCTGATGAGGATATTCCTTGACCCGCATATCGGGGGAAGGAATCTTCACCGCCCGCAAAAGATCTACCGACCTCTCCCACGCCTCGCGCCGTGAGCGATTTTCATGCGTCGTGATCGCCTCTGCTATCTGGTAGCCGATCGTGAGGACGGGATTCAGCGAGGTCATCGGTTCCTGGAATATCATCGCGATGTCTCTCCCCCGGAGCCCGCGGAGGGATTCCCTGTTCATCGTGAGGAGGTCTGCACCTTTGAAGCGTATCGCGCCTTCGGCAAAGGCGTTTTCCGGAAGAAGGCCGATGATGCCGAGGGCGGTGATGCTCTTCCCGCAGCCGCTTTCCCCGACGAGTCCGAAGACCTCAGCCTCTTCCACGGCGAAACTGATCCTGTTTACTACCCGGACGGGAGATGAAGCGGTCTTGAAGGAGATGCTGAGATCCCTTACCTCGAGGAGAGACACAGCCCTTATTCTTCCTCTTTCTTCCTTATGAGCTTGAGGTAGGTCTTTGCCTCGTTGAGGTTCGGGTTATGCTCGAGGGCCCTTTCCCACTCCTCGATGGCATTGCCGATAAGGCCTTTCATGTAGAAGGTGAGACCGAGCTGCACCCAGGCCTGCCCGTAATCCGGGTTCGTCTCCTTCGCCTTCAGAAAATGGACGACGGCATCCTCGTACTTGCCTTTATACCTCAGCGCAACCCCGAGTTTTGTGAGGATATCGGAAGCGCTCGGATGGAGCCTGAGCGCCTTGTTGTATTCCTCTATCGCCTCATCGTACAGCCCGAGGTCGAGATAGAGGTTTCCGACCTTATAGTGTTCATTCGCGAGCTTCCCTGCCGCAAAGGGGTCAAGGGATGAGGGCGTGGGATGGGCGATCTGTGCTGCCAGAGATATTACATCCTGCGCCTCCGCGAACCTTCCGAGGGCATTATAGGTTATCGAGAGGTTGAGAGAAGCCTCGGTATAGCTCGGGTTTATCCTGAGGGCCTGCTCGAAATATTCCGATGCTTCCTCATACGCGCTGTTCAGATACGCGATTACTCCGAGCTTGTTCAGAACGTCCGCATAACTCGGATTCAGCTTTATGACTTCCTGCAGGATGGGTTCCGCCTCAGCGTATTTGCCCGAATCGAAGAGGTCTTTCCCTGACTGGTAGAGTTCGGATACGGATTTCTTCATATTTCATGAAAGTATAGGATTCCGAATCCCCTTTGTCAAGAAGCTCGCGGCTTGTCAGTAAGTGGACCGTATGCGTCCTGTCTTCCTGTCGAAGAGTATCTTATCTACCATCTTGTTGTCTTTATAGATCTCCACTTCAACGAATCTCTCCCTGTGCCTTATGTGGACTACCCTTAATCCCTTGCTGCCGAAATACCCTTCTATCGCCTTTTCAGCCTCCCGGGGTTCGAGGTCCCCCTTGCAGATACCGTAGGCGCTGCAGTACTGGCAGTAGTCACCGTAAGGAATGACACCCATGCCGCCGCCGTAAGCGACACCGGCCACGACTATCAGAAAAACGATCACGATGTATGGCTCCAACCTCTTCATATTCTATAGTTAACCGAAAAAGATTGAAGGAAATGTGAAGACGGTCTCATAGCTCCCCCACCCCTTTTATTTCGACGGTTTTGTAACGCGACGATGCCCCCCTGAGTATCCGGATCGAACTTTTCCGTACCTTGAGTTCCTCCGAGAGCACCTCGATGAGTTGTTCGTTTGCGGCGCCGTCCGCCGGAGGGGCCGTCAGGTTGACCTTCAGGATGTCGCCACTAGCGCATTCAATCCCCCTCCTCGAAGATCGGGGCTGCACTTTCACCTGCACCATGATACCTTCTTTCGTCTTCTTAAAGGGTATCCGCATCATCACCTTCCGGAGGCGCCTCTCGACAGCAGTCTCGATTCAGTCACGAGCCCGCTCATCGCCGGTCGCCGGTTGCGGATGCTTCGTCGGGAGCCATACCCTGACCGTCGTCCCTTCTCCAATCCTGCTTCTGATTTCGACCCTGCCCCCCATGACGGTCACGAGTTCTTTCACGATCGCAAGACCAACGCCCGCGCCGTTACCCGGTGCGGCTGTTCCACGGTAAAACCGGGTGAATATCTTCGATATCTCGTCATCGGGGATACCGCTTCCGGTATCTTCCAGCTCGACAAAGAAATCTTTCCCGTCTCTCCCGTAATCTATCCGGAGACCTCCCTCTTCGGTATACTTGAGAGCGTTCGATATGACATTCCGCAGTATCCTCTCGAGTTTTTCGAGGTCGACGGTCACCGCGAAATCGCCCCTATCGAGTAAGGTCAATCTTAATCCCTTCTCGCGAAATACCGGGTCCATCGATAGCTCGATACCCTTCAGGACTTCCCCGAGGTTCACCGTTTGATAATCGCCGGGAACAAAGAAACTCGCCTCCGCCTTTGTCAGGTCTTCAATCCCTTCCACGAGCCTTGTCAGCCTTTCTATCTCTCCCCTGACGGTTTCGAGACTCTCGCGGGTATTCTCCAGGACCCCGTCGGTAATCGCCTCGACCTGCGCCTTCATTACGGCAAGGGGGGTCCTCAGTTCATGTGCGATATTGGAGGTGAGATGCCTCCTCAACGCCTCTTCCTTCTCGAGGGCCTCCGCCATATAGTTGAAGCTGTCCGCGAGGTTTCCGATCTCGTCGCGCGCGACCGATTTCACCCTGGTGCTGAAATCCCCCTTTGCGACCCGTTCCGCTGCGGTTCTGAGTCGCTTGATCGGCATCGAAAGGTAAAGGCTGAAGAAGACCGCTATGGCTATGGCACTTGCACCCGCGATAATAAAAGATGTTATCAGGAATTCCTTGCCCCTCTTCTTGAAGATCGTCTCCTTTACCGCAACAGACTCGTCGCTCTTCACCGGCCTGATAAAGAGCGTGCCGAGCTCTTTCCCTTCGCTGAAAAGGGGATATTGTTCGAATTCGCCTTCTGCCGCATGGATGTGAATGAGGGATTCCATCCGGCGCTTCATGGCAGGGGGAAGCGATTCCATCACCCGGTGTGAATCGATTATCTCCCTGCCCTCTTCGTCGACCACCCGAGCATCAAAGCCGAGCATCATCGCCCAGTGAATCGATTCGGCCAGGAGGGTCGTATCCCACTGCCCGTCCTGGTAACTGCCTTCCGTCGACGCGAGGATCCAGTACCGGTGATCTTCCTTCGTCCCCCCGATATACTCATCGAAGTCATTCATGGTGAGCCTCTCAAAAATGACATTCGATACGAGGGCGATTACGATCACGACGAGGAAGGCGAGGAAGAGTTTAGTGCGCATCGGGTCTTCCGATAAACTTGTAGCCGACTCCATAAACGGTCTTGATGAAAAGGGGGTTTCTTTGATCCTCCTCGATCTTGTGCCGCAGGTTCTTAACATGGGCGTCGATGGTCCTGTCGTACCCCTCGAAATCATACCCCTGAACGAGATTGATGAGCTGGAGCCTTGTGAGGACTCTCCCCGGCTTTTCCGCGAGGACCGTGAGTATCCTGAATTCCGTGGGGGTGAGGACAACGGGTGTCCCCCCTCGACTGACCTCGAGGGTTTCCGTATCGAGGGTGAGGAGGCCTTCGTTGAAGCTCAAGACCTTCTCCGCCACCTTTTTTGTTCTCCTCAGGTGGGCCTTTACCCTTGCGACGAGTTCTCTCGGGCTGAAGGGCTTCACGACATAATCATCGGCGCCCAAACCGAGGCCCTTTATCCGGTCCTCCTCTCCGCTTTTCGCGGTGAGCATGATGACCGGGATGTCCGATGACTCCCGTATGACCTTGCAGAGTTCTTCCCCCGTGACATCGGGGAGCATCAGGTCGAGGATGATGAGGTCGAAGGGCTCACGGAGGAGGCGCATCGCCTTTTCCCCCGTATCTGCCGCTGTGACGCGAAAGCCTTCCCGTTCGAGATAGAGCACCACGACATCGGAAATCTTTTTTTCGTCCTCAACGACTAATATCGTTCCTGACTTCCCAGTAGTCATAATACCTCTCTCCCATCATACAGGTTAATGCTGCGAGAATGAAGCCTCCGAGAACGTCGACCACATAATGATACCTGCAGTAAACCGTCGAAAAGATCAGCAGGGCGATGACCGGCAGCGTCAGATAGAAGAAAATCCTGTGATACTTGAAAGCGAGAAAGGAGACGACGAGAGAAACGGCGGTGTGGCCGCTCGGAAAGGCGTCTCGTTTAATGCCTTCCAGGCCGTTCAGTACCCGTTGAATGGGCTCCGCGGCGAATGCCCCCCTGAGCTCAGACCCCTGGAGATGATCCATGGTATACCGGGGGCCCAATGCGGGGAAGAGCATGTATCCGATATAGGAGAGGTAGAAACAGAGGAGAATGAGGAAGAGGGTCCTCTCGAACTCCCCGTCCCTCTTCCGGAGCATGAGGAGCAGTCCGAGGGAGATGGGGAGAAAGTAGTACGTGGAATAGGCGACCTGGAGGACATCGGTAAGGAGCGGCCTTTGAAGGGCTTCGAGTATTATCGTCGGATAGCCGTTGAAGATGAGGTAATCGAGTTTTATGAGCGCCTGGTCGATATCCCGCGGATGTAAATCGTGGACAAGCATCTCGAGGCTGTTGAAGATTATGAGGACAGAAACGACCGGAAATATGAGGTTGCGCACGAAACCGGTGACCCCGTTCCCGCCTGCAGGAGCGGGACTCCTTACGAGCATTATTTGGACGATGAGGAGCAAAGAATAGGTGAGGATGAGTCCATAGGCATGGGGGAGTGCGCGGGAAAAAATAAGGGATACCGCGAGGAGAAATGCGAGAAAGAGGACGGTGACGGAGTCGGCGGGCCTCATGAGGAAGAGTCTCTTCATCAGAGCTTCGCGATCACCCTCCTGACGGCCTTCTCTTTTTTTGAAAGCCGATGAGGGTTGCCCTTCCTCGTGACATCCGTTTCCTCGTCGTCACCGCGATCCTCCTCCCGGTTGTCGTCTCCCTCGTCTTCTCCCCTGTCCTTTCCGAGGAAGAGGAGAAACTCTTCTGCAGCTATCGGTACGGAACCGGTCGCCCAGGCATGGTCTGCGATTTCCCTGTCCGAGCTCACCACGATCCACTCGCGCCTGTCGGAAGAGATGATCCTCTTGATAACGGCATCCGCCTTTTCTGCGAGCCGCGAATAGATTACCGTGACCCCGCCTCTCACCGCAGAGGTCTCACGCATCCCGCCGTCTTTCCAGCCGTCGAAGACCACGAGAAGGGTGTGTCCCCTCTTCTTCCGGTAATCGACGAGAAGGCTGATGAGCTTTTCTCTCCGGGCCTCGAGGTCTGCGTGATTGATGCCGACAAGATTGTATCCGTCAATGATTATGGAAGAAATACGTTCACCTTGCTAATCGAAGTCTTTCTTCGTGAGAATCGAAAAGGTGGGATAGCCGAGTTTCTCGATGTTCTGCTTACCGTTCAATTCGTTCCTGTCGAGGAGGACGATGACGGCTATGATACGGAGCCCCGCCTTTCCCGCCGCCTCGATAGCCTTTATCGTCGAGCCGCCGGTGGTGACCACATCGTCAATAACGATGACTGCGTCACCGGCCTTCACATTCCCCTCGATCTGACTCGCTGTGCCGTGGGCCTTCGGCTCTTTTCTGATGACCATCGCCTCAATTGGCTCTTTTCTCAGGTACGAAGTATACGCTGTCGCTACGGCTATGGGATCCGCACCCATGGTGAGTCCGCCGATCGCCTTCGGCTTCAATCCGAGTTCCGATATCTTATCGCAGACGAGATTGCCGATGAGATACTGCCCTTCGGGAGAGTAGGTTGTCCTCTTCAGATCGAAATAGACGTTGCTCATGTTCCCCGAAGAGAGCTTATAGATCGGCCTGTCGCTCTTCAGAAACGAATGCTCTTTAATGTAGGATATGAGCCGTTCTTTTTTGTCCATGTTGCCTAAATATAGCAAAAAACCCGAGGGGATTTCAAAAGATTTCGCGCTCCCGGCGGCCTTTTCCCCGCCCTCTTTGACTCCGAGGCTTTTTTCGTGATATAAAGGAACCGAGATCCATGAATTCATTGCCGAGAATACGGAATGAAAGATAAGAAGGAAACGAAGGTGCTGCTGCCGGAAGAATCGGCAATGCCGCATCGGGAAAGAGCAGTATTGAAAGGATTTGAAAGGGATTGGAAGAGCGCTGAAAAGGCGTTGCGGCTGACCCGATTCACGGTGGACAATCTTTCCGATGCTGTCTATTGGATGGACTCGAAGGCCCGGATAGTAGACGTGAACGAGACCGCTTGCAGCATGCTGGGGTTTACCCGCGAGGAGTTGCTGAATCTCACGGTGTTCAATATTGATCCGGACTTCACGGAGGACAAATGGGTTAAGGCCTGGGATACTCTCAAGGACCGAGGCAAGATGACGCTCGAGACGAAGCACCGTACCAAAGACGGGCGAATTATACCTGTCGAAATCATGGCCAACTACCTCAGCTTCGGCGGCAGAGAACTCGACTGTGCGTTCGCCCGTGACATCACAGAGCACAGGCGGGCGGAAGAGGCGTTGCAGGAAAGTGAAGAACGTTTTCGCAGCCTTGTCGAGTCAACGAGTGATTGGGTTTGGGAAGTTGATGCCCAAGGGGTTTATACCTATGTTAGCCCCCAGATACGAAATCTGCTCGGCTATTCGCCTGAAGAAGTGATCGGGAAAACGCCTTTCGACTTGATGCCGACCGAAGAGGCGCGCCGCATTTCCGGAATCTTCGCATCGATCTCTGCCAACAAGAAATCAATCAAGAACCTCGAGAATATTAACCGCCACAAAGATGGTCGTCTCGTGGTCCTTGAAACGAGCGGAGTACCCTTTTACGACTCTCAGGGTAACCTGGCAGGGTATCGGGGCATCGATCGCGATATCACTGAGCGGAAGCTTGTTGAGGAACGTTTGGAGGCCTCAATCAGGGAGAAGGAAACGCTTTTGCGAGAGCTCTATCATAGGACGAAGAATAATATG
Coding sequences within it:
- a CDS encoding NYN domain-containing protein, with protein sequence MSSIIIDGYNLVGINHADLEARREKLISLLVDYRKKRGHTLLVVFDGWKDGGMRETSAVRGGVTVIYSRLAEKADAVIKRIISSDRREWIVVSSDREIADHAWATGSVPIAAEEFLLFLGKDRGEDEGDDNREEDRGDDEETDVTRKGNPHRLSKKEKAVRRVIAKL
- the pyrE gene encoding orotate phosphoribosyltransferase gives rise to the protein MDKKERLISYIKEHSFLKSDRPIYKLSSGNMSNVYFDLKRTTYSPEGQYLIGNLVCDKISELGLKPKAIGGLTMGADPIAVATAYTSYLRKEPIEAMVIRKEPKAHGTASQIEGNVKAGDAVIVIDDVVTTGGSTIKAIEAAGKAGLRIIAVIVLLDRNELNGKQNIEKLGYPTFSILTKKDFD
- a CDS encoding HAMP domain-containing sensor histidine kinase, coding for MRTKLFLAFLVVIVIALVSNVIFERLTMNDFDEYIGGTKEDHRYWILASTEGSYQDGQWDTTLLAESIHWAMMLGFDARVVDEEGREIIDSHRVMESLPPAMKRRMESLIHIHAAEGEFEQYPLFSEGKELGTLFIRPVKSDESVAVKETIFKKRGKEFLITSFIIAGASAIAIAVFFSLYLSMPIKRLRTAAERVAKGDFSTRVKSVARDEIGNLADSFNYMAEALEKEEALRRHLTSNIAHELRTPLAVMKAQVEAITDGVLENTRESLETVRGEIERLTRLVEGIEDLTKAEASFFVPGDYQTVNLGEVLKGIELSMDPVFREKGLRLTLLDRGDFAVTVDLEKLERILRNVISNALKYTEEGGLRIDYGRDGKDFFVELEDTGSGIPDDEISKIFTRFYRGTAAPGNGAGVGLAIVKELVTVMGGRVEIRSRIGEGTTVRVWLPTKHPQPATGDERARD
- a CDS encoding tetratricopeptide repeat protein, which translates into the protein MKKSVSELYQSGKDLFDSGKYAEAEPILQEVIKLNPSYADVLNKLGVIAYLNSAYEEASEYFEQALRINPSYTEASLNLSITYNALGRFAEAQDVISLAAQIAHPTPSSLDPFAAGKLANEHYKVGNLYLDLGLYDEAIEEYNKALRLHPSASDILTKLGVALRYKGKYEDAVVHFLKAKETNPDYGQAWVQLGLTFYMKGLIGNAIEEWERALEHNPNLNEAKTYLKLIRKKEEE
- a CDS encoding PAS domain S-box protein yields the protein MKDKKETKVLLPEESAMPHRERAVLKGFERDWKSAEKALRLTRFTVDNLSDAVYWMDSKARIVDVNETACSMLGFTREELLNLTVFNIDPDFTEDKWVKAWDTLKDRGKMTLETKHRTKDGRIIPVEIMANYLSFGGRELDCAFARDITEHRRAEEALQESEERFRSLVESTSDWVWEVDAQGVYTYVSPQIRNLLGYSPEEVIGKTPFDLMPTEEARRISGIFASISANKKSIKNLENINRHKDGRLVVLETSGVPFYDSQGNLAGYRGIDRDITERKLVEERLEASIREKETLLRELYHRTKNNMQVISNLIDLQVISVNDEQTLKLFRETQNRIKTMALVHEKLYQSKDLSNLNLKDYIGDLANAVLGSYQLSADRISLHLDVESISVSIDTATPCGLIINELMSNSLKHAFPGDRRGEVCLSIRQSEEGGIEMCFSDNGIGLPKSFDFRNARSLGLTLVKNLSEKQLKGTIELRTDHPTEFRIKFREPLYRKRV
- a CDS encoding DUF167 domain-containing protein yields the protein MVQVKVQPRSSRRGIECASGDILKVNLTAPPADGAANEQLIEVLSEELKVRKSSIRILRGASSRYKTVEIKGVGEL
- a CDS encoding ABC transporter ATP-binding protein, producing the protein MSLLEVRDLSISFKTASSPVRVVNRISFAVEEAEVFGLVGESGCGKSITALGIIGLLPENAFAEGAIRFKGADLLTMNRESLRGLRGRDIAMIFQEPMTSLNPVLTIGYQIAEAITTHENRSRREAWERSVDLLRAVKIPSPDMRVKEYPHQMSGGMRQRAMIAMAIACNPSLLIADEPTTALDVTIQSQILDLLRRLRRERAMSLLLITHDLGIISENADRVAIMYAGRLMEVADVAGLFSNPRNPYTLGLLESLPRERGTPLTPIPGFVPRPDELPPGCKFSDRCRFVKDYCREKEPELEAIEPGHLTRCFRAREFR
- a CDS encoding response regulator transcription factor encodes the protein MTTGKSGTILVVEDEKKISDVVVLYLEREGFRVTAADTGEKAMRLLREPFDLIILDLMLPDVTGEELCKVIRESSDIPVIMLTAKSGEEDRIKGLGLGADDYVVKPFSPRELVARVKAHLRRTKKVAEKVLSFNEGLLTLDTETLEVSRGGTPVVLTPTEFRILTVLAEKPGRVLTRLQLINLVQGYDFEGYDRTIDAHVKNLRHKIEEDQRNPLFIKTVYGVGYKFIGRPDAH
- a CDS encoding phosphatase PAP2 family protein, which encodes MKRLFLMRPADSVTVLFLAFLLAVSLIFSRALPHAYGLILTYSLLLIVQIMLVRSPAPAGGNGVTGFVRNLIFPVVSVLIIFNSLEMLVHDLHPRDIDQALIKLDYLIFNGYPTIILEALQRPLLTDVLQVAYSTYYFLPISLGLLLMLRKRDGEFERTLFLILLCFYLSYIGYMLFPALGPRYTMDHLQGSELRGAFAAEPIQRVLNGLEGIKRDAFPSGHTAVSLVVSFLAFKYHRIFFYLTLPVIALLIFSTVYCRYHYVVDVLGGFILAALTCMMGERYYDYWEVRNDISR